Proteins encoded together in one Cicer arietinum cultivar CDC Frontier isolate Library 1 chromosome 4, Cicar.CDCFrontier_v2.0, whole genome shotgun sequence window:
- the LOC101492196 gene encoding transcription factor bHLH118-like isoform X1: MFPLQPSNELSIPLSNTIHHQQNHKISQDLIPHDYDSLLLDFSHKKLSTTTLPPRKLSHTNNLINSNKEKMVHRQIEKQRRQEMATLHASLRSLLPLQFIKGKRSLSDQMNEAVNYINHLKKNIKELGDKRDEMKKISNIPNFKRSYASCNFTIHKNNGSVGIEITSSGFREEGVPLYKLMEQFLKEGFEVVSCFSIQVNGRLLHSLQCEANNSDSVDLSELRRKFSNMNPSFSCSD, encoded by the exons ATGTTTCCTTTACAACCAAGCAATGAACTGTCGATCCCGTTATCTAATACTATCCACCACCAACAAAATCACAAAATCTCCCAAGATCTCATTCCTCATGATTATGATTCTCTTCTTCTTGATTTTTCTCATAAAAAGTTATCTACTACAACCCTTCCACCAAGGAAATTATCTCATACAAATAATCTCATTAATTCTAACAAAGAGAAGATGGTTCATAGACAAATTGAGAAACAAAGGAGACAAGAAATGGCCACTCTTCATGCTTCTCTTAGATCCCTTCTCCCTCTTCAATTCATCAAG GGAAAACGTTCTTTATCTGATCAAATGAATGAAGCTGTGAATTACATAAATCACTTAAAGAAGAATATAAAAGAACTTGGTGATAAAAGGGATGAAATGAAAAAGATCTCTAATATTCCAAATTTCAAAAGAAGCTATGCATCTTGTAATTTCACTATACACAAGAATAATGGAAGTGTTGGAATTGAAATTACTAGTAGTGGATTTAGGGAAGAAGGGGTCCCACTTTATAAATTGATGGAACAATTTCTGAAAGAGGGATTTGAAGTTGTTAGTTGTTTTTCAATTCAAGTCAATGGAAGATTACTCCACAGTTTGCAGTGTGAG GCTAACAATTCTGACAGTGTAGATCTATCTGAGCTAAGAAGgaaatt
- the LOC101492196 gene encoding transcription factor bHLH118-like isoform X2, giving the protein MFPLQPSNELSIPLSNTIHHQQNHKISQDLIPHDYDSLLLDFSHKKLSTTTLPPRKLSHTNNLINSNKEKMVHRQIEKQRRQEMATLHASLRSLLPLQFIKGKRSLSDQMNEAVNYINHLKKNIKELGDKRDEMKKISNIPNFKRSYASCNFTIHKNNGSVGIEITSSGFREEGVPLYKLMEQFLKEGFEVVSCFSIQVNGRLLHSLQCEIN; this is encoded by the exons ATGTTTCCTTTACAACCAAGCAATGAACTGTCGATCCCGTTATCTAATACTATCCACCACCAACAAAATCACAAAATCTCCCAAGATCTCATTCCTCATGATTATGATTCTCTTCTTCTTGATTTTTCTCATAAAAAGTTATCTACTACAACCCTTCCACCAAGGAAATTATCTCATACAAATAATCTCATTAATTCTAACAAAGAGAAGATGGTTCATAGACAAATTGAGAAACAAAGGAGACAAGAAATGGCCACTCTTCATGCTTCTCTTAGATCCCTTCTCCCTCTTCAATTCATCAAG GGAAAACGTTCTTTATCTGATCAAATGAATGAAGCTGTGAATTACATAAATCACTTAAAGAAGAATATAAAAGAACTTGGTGATAAAAGGGATGAAATGAAAAAGATCTCTAATATTCCAAATTTCAAAAGAAGCTATGCATCTTGTAATTTCACTATACACAAGAATAATGGAAGTGTTGGAATTGAAATTACTAGTAGTGGATTTAGGGAAGAAGGGGTCCCACTTTATAAATTGATGGAACAATTTCTGAAAGAGGGATTTGAAGTTGTTAGTTGTTTTTCAATTCAAGTCAATGGAAGATTACTCCACAGTTTGCAGTGTGAG attAATTGA